One Solanum lycopersicum chromosome 2, SLM_r2.1 genomic region harbors:
- the LOC138342159 gene encoding uncharacterized protein: protein MANFEHNVMVALYWGGEIITEMNGCRYTECARMIINMYTSMKYVELVELLHEKMGTTSENIQMDILGKYPCSIQGNHTRFIEFKIDDDQSLLQFFVIPQNFADKIDINVLEMYVKTKSTNQNDIFQISGQHGYHMNLLSQNYGFATVSQPHYAEPIAQPPLQQLLMHDQGAFGEGSSSQRHVDNSWRKYEGRENENNVDPYSDVNVEISEESSEEDEPSKDDGESESDKDINNARDFSQNDIGINLPNQFEKDVSEVQNDVPYFRTLDNEEDIFMSTCEYEMEYCSVWSEDGTKDLKKASQHFNHGKIVEWKHEESMSSLEVKTFKYVFWAFKSCIDGFQTCRPVISVDGTHMYGKYEIKLLIAVGIDGNDNILPLAFAIVDKESKEAWKWFFKNLSAHVIKDREDICVISDRAKGILTTFAIVDKESKEAWKWFFKNLSAHVIKDREDICVISDRSKGILTSLQELRRFQEPRVFHRFCVRHLKSNFQSRFSNKDLSRLMWRAASTHQVRKFESLIWQIREENEDAYEYLMEIPLEKWTVSHDGGKRWGVLTTNLSESFNGVLKKARGLPVTSMVRLSLEQTVERYTRRSKRAQQLLEQDELWTERFKMKWEKNYESSKRHFVFYWNIPTGVFEVRSIQVDGTGGNPDCVSLNERKCDCGKWINLHFPCSHVMKVTDRMGELARNFVSEHFTVENYVATYSESFSPVCHKAYWPSPNFRMESNEFYRRL from the exons ATGGCAAATTTTGAACATAATGTGATGGTTGCTTTGTACTGGGGTGGCGAAATAATTACTGAAATGAACGGATGCAGGTATACTGAATGTGCTAGAATGATTATTAACATGTATACTTCAATGAAGTATGTTGAATTGGTTGAATTATTGCATGAGAAAATGGGTACAACTAGTGAAAATATTCAAATGGATATTTTGGGAAAATATCCTTGTTCGATTCAAGGTAACCATACAAGGTTCATTGAGTTTAAAATTGATGATGATCAATCTTTGctacaattttttgttataCCTCAAAATTTTGCGGATAAGATTGACATAAATGTTTTGGAAATGTATGTAAAGACCAAATCAACAAATcaaaatgatatatttcaaattagtGGTCAACATGGttatcacatgaatttattGTCTCAAAATTATGGATTTGCCACGGTTAGTCAACCTCATTATGCAGAGCCGATTGCTCAACCACCACTTCAACAATTGTTAATGCATGACCAAGGAGCATTTGGCGAAGGTTCAAGTAGCCAAAGACATGTTGACAATAGTTGGAGAAAATATGAGGGCAG AGAAAATGAGAACAATGTTGATCCATATAGTGATGTAAATGTTGAAATTAGTGAAGAAAGTTCGGAGGAAGATGAACCTTCAAAAGATGATGGTGAAAGTGAATCAGATAAAGATATCAATAATGCTagagatttttctcaaaatgacATTGGTATAAATCTTCCTAATCAATTTGAAAAGGATGTGTCTGAAGTGCAAAATGATGTACCCTATTTTAGAACATTAGATAACGAGGAAGACATTTTCATGTCTacatgtgaatatgagatggaGTATTGTTCCGTCTGGTCTGAAGATGGCacaaaagatttgaaaaaag CTTCTCAACACTTTAACCATGGAAAAATTGTGGAATGGAAACACGAAGAGTCTATGAGTTCATTAGaggtaaaaacttttaaatatgtattttgggCTTTCAAGTCATGCATTGATGGATTTCAAACATGTCGCCCTGTTATTTCAGTAGATGGAACTCATATGTATGGAAAATATGAGATTAAATTATTGATTGCTGTTGGAATTGATGGAAATGATAATATTCTTCCTCTAGCGTTTGCTATTGTAGACAAAGAATCGAAAGAAGCATGGAAATGGTTTTTTAAGAATTTGAGTGCACATGTCATAAAAGATAGAGAAGATATTTGTGTTATATCTGATAGGGCAAAAGGAATATTGACAA CGTTTGCTATTGTAGACAAAGAATCGAAAGAAGCATGGAAATGGTTTTTTAAGAATTTGAGTGCACATGTCATAAAAGATAGAGAAGATATTTGTGTTATATCTGATAGGTCAAAAGGAATATTGACAAGTTTGCAGGAGTTGCGGCGATTTCAGGAGCCTCGAGTCTTCCATCGATTTTGTGTAAGGCATCTTAAGAGTAATTTTCAATCTCGATTTTCAAACAAGGATCTTAGTAGGCTGATGTGGAGGGCTGCTTCAACCCATCAAGTAAGAAAATTTGAGTCCTTGATTTGGCAAATTagagaagaaaatgaagatgcATATGAATATCTCATGGAAATCCCCTTGGAGAAATGGACGGTTAGCCATGATGGTGGTAAAAGATGGGGAGTGTTGACAACAAATCTTTCAGAGTCGTTCAATGGAGTGTTGAAAAAAGCACGTGGCTTGCCGGTCACTTCTATGGTCAGACTTTCATTAGAGCAAACTGTTGAAAGATACACTCGTAGGTCTAAAAGAGCGCAACAACTCCTAGAACAAGATGAATTGTGGACCGAAAGGTTCAAAATGAAGTGGGAGAAGAACTATGAAAGTTCAAAAAGGCACTTTGTTTTTTATTGGAATATACCCACAGGGGTATTTGAGGTTAGATCTATTCAAGTTGATGGTACTGGTGGTAATCCTGATTGTGTTTCACTGAACGAAAGAAAATGTGATTGTGGAAAATGGATTAATTTACATTTCCCATGTTCACATGTCATGAAGGTTACTGATAGAATGGGAGAGCTAGCTAGAAACTTTGTTAGTGAACATTTCACTGTAGAGAattatgttgcaacatattcTGAGTCCTTCTCACCGGTTTGCCATAAGGCGTATTGGCCATCTCCTAATTTTAGAATGGAAAGTAATGAATTCTATCGTCGTCTCTAA
- the LOC101262683 gene encoding geraniol 8-hydroxylase-like, whose product MAPLHPKTSPKKMDYVNICLGFFFIFFLVRGVLISLRRSKRAAPGPFPLPIIGNLHLLGHKPHISLAQLAKKHGPIMNLKLGQINTLVISSSVLAKQVLQKQDLSFSNRFVPDALRACDHSGLSVVWLPVNNSQWRTLRKVMNSHIFSGNKLDANEHLRTKKIQDLIDYCYNCSKVGEAVDMGRASFRTSVNLISNTIFSKDLTDPFSDSAKEFKELVWNIMVEVGKPNLVDYFPFLKKIDPQGIRRRLTEYFTKLLHLISGLIDERIKERKMGNRANVDVLDALLNISPDEIDRNHIEHLCLEMFAAGTDTISNTLEWAMAELLKNPHTLEEAQKELEQIIGRGKLINEADVPKLPYLRCIVKETFRIHPQVPFLIQRKTEEDVDFCGYTIPKDSQVLVNVWAIGRDSSLWEDPLEFKPERFWDSEIDFKGRDFELIPFGAGRRICPGLPLAIRMVPVALGSLLNIFNWKLHGGIAPKDLDMEESFGITLAKTQPLLAIPIPV is encoded by the exons ATGGCTCCATTGCATCCCAAAACCTCACCAAAAAAAATGGACTATGTGAACATTTGTCTAggattcttcttcatcttttttttggTTCGTGGAGTATTGATTTCACTTAGAAGAAGCAAAAGAGCTGCACCAGGTCCATTCCCTTTGCCTATCATCGGAAATCTTCATTTGCTTGGTCATAAACCCCACATATCACTTGCTCAACTCGCGAAAAAACATGGTCCAATTATGAATCTGAAATTGGGGCAAATAAACACACTCGTCATTTCCTCTTCCGTCTTGGCAAAACAAGTCTTGCAAAAGCAAGATTTATCCTTTTCCAATAGATTTGTTCCAGATGCGCTTCGTGCCTGCGATCACTCTGGTTTATCTGTTGTATGGCTACCTGTCAACAACTCTCAGTGGAGAACACTTCGCAAGGTTATGAACTCTCACATCTTCTCAG GTAACAAGCTTGATGCGAACGAGCATCTCAGAACTAAAAAGATCCAGGACCTGATTGATTACTGTTACAACTGTAGCAAAGTTGGTGAAGCAGTAGACATGGGCAGAGCATCTTTCAGGACTTCAGTGAATTTGATTTCCAACACAATTTTCTCTAAAGATTTGACTGATCCATTTTCCGATTCCGCTAAGGAATTTAAGGAATTGGTGTGGAACATCATGGTTGAGGTTGGTAAACCGAATTTGGTGGACTATTTCCCCTTTCTTAAGAAGATTGATCCACAAGGTATAAGGCGGCGCTTGACTGAATATTTTACTAAGCTTCTTCACCTTATTAGTGGTTTGATCGATGAGCGGATAAAGGAAAGGAAAATGGGAAATCGGGCAAATGTTGATGTGTTGGATGCCCTTCTCAACATTAGCCCTGATGAAATCGACAGGAATCATATCGAGCATCTGTGTCTG GAAATGTTTGCAGCAGGGACTGATACAATATCAAATACATTAGAGTGGGCAATGGCTGAACTACTGAAGAATCCACATACTTTGGAGGAAGCACAAAAAGAACTTGAACAAATAATTGGCAGAGGCAAACTAATAAATGAAGCTGATGTTCCAAAATTACCTTACTTGAGGTGCATCGTGAAAGAAACCTTTCGTATACACCCACAAGTTCCTTTCTTAATTCAGCGCAAAACAGAGGAAGATGTTGATTTTTGCGGCTATACTATTCCAAAAGACTCGCAGGTTCTTGTGAACGTATGGGCAATAGGGCGCGACTCTAGTCTATGGGAAGACCCTTTGGAATTTAAGCCAGAAAGGTTTTGGGATTCAGAAATAGACTTTAAAGGTCGGGATTTTGAGCTGATTCCATTTGGCGCTGGTAGAAGAATTTGCCCTGGATTGCCTTTGGCTATCAGGATGGTTCCAGTAGCACTAGGTTCAttgctaaatatatttaattggaaGCTACATGGTGGAATTGCACCTAAAGATTTGGACATGGAGGAGAGTTTTGGTATTACCTTGGCAAAAACTCAACCTCTGCTAGCTATCCCTATTCCGGTGTAA
- the LOC101262378 gene encoding geraniol 8-hydroxylase-like, protein MDYFDILLGVLFVWVLVRGVLISVRRSKRVAPGPFPLPIIGNLHLLGHKPHISLTQLAKKYGPIMNLKLGQINAVVISSSVLAKEAMQKQDLAFSNRFVIDAIRACNHDDFSVIWLPVNNSQWRTLRKIMNSHIFSGNKLDANEHLRTKKMQELIDYCHKSSKVGEAVDIGRAAFRTSLNLLSNTIFSKDLTDPFSDSAKEFKELVWKIMVEAGKPNLVDYFPFLKKIDPQGIRRRSTNYFTEILHRMSDLIDERLKERELGNRENIDVLDALLDISPDEIDRNQIEHLCLDLFAAGTDTTSNTLEWAMAELLKNPRALEKAQKELEQVIGRGKPIDEADVAKLPYLRCIVKETFRIHPQAPFLIPRKVEEDVELYGYTIRKDSQVLVNVWAIGRDSSLWEDPLNFKPERFWESDIDFRGRDFELIPFGAGRRICPGLPLAIRMIPIALGSLINTFNWKLHGGIAPKDLDMEEKFGITLAKAQPLLAIPVPL, encoded by the exons ATGGATTACTTTGACATTTTGCTAGGAGTGTTATTCGTCTGGGTTTTGGTGCGCGGAGTATTGATTTCAGTTAGAAGAAGCAAAAGAGTTGCACCAGGTCCATTCCCTTTGCCTATCATCGGAAATCTTCATTTGCTTGGTCATAAACCCCACATATCACTTACGCAACTCGCAAAAAAATATGGTCCTATTATGAATCTCAAATTAGGACAAATAAACGCAGTGGTCATTTCCTCGTCCGTCTTGGCTAAAGAAGCTATGCAAAAGCAAGATTTAGCCTTTTCAAATCGGTTTGTTATTGACGCTATCCGTGCCTGCAATCATGATGATTTCTCAGTTATATGGTTACCTGTCAACAACTCTCAATGGAGAACGCTTCGCAAGATCATGAACTCTCACATCTTCTCAG GAAACAAGCTAGATGCTAATGAGCATCTGAGGACAAAAAAGATGCAGGAGTTGATTGATTACTGTCACAAAAGTAGCAAAGTTGGTGAAGCAGTGGATATTGGCAGAGCAGCTTTTAGAACTTCATTAAATTTGTTGTCCAACACCATTTTCTCTAAAGATTTGACTGATCCATTCTCTGATTCTGCTAAAGAATTTAAGGAATTGGTATGGAAGATCATGGTTGAGGCTGGTAAACCTAATTTGGTGGACTATTTCCCCTTTCTTAAGAAGATTGATCCACAAGGTATAAGGCGACGCTCCACTAATTATTTTACTGAGATTCTTCACCGTATGAGTGATTTGATCGATGAGCGGCTAAAGGAAAGAGAATTGGGAAATCGTGAAAATATTGATGTGTTAGATGCCCTTCTCGACATTAGCCCAGATGAAATCGACAGGAATCAAATCGAACATCTGTGTTTG GACTTGTTTGCAGCAGGGACCGATACGACTTCAAATACATTGGAGTGGGCTATGGCTGAACTACTCAAGAACCCACGTGCTTTGGAGAAAGCACAAAAAGAGCTAGAACAAGTAATTGGCAGAGGCAAACCAATAGATGAAGCTGATGTTGCAAAATTACCTTACTTGAGGTGCATCGTAAAAGAAACCTTTCGAATACACCCACAAGCTCCTTTCCTAATTCCGCGCAAAGTTGAGGAAGATGTTGAGCTTTATGGCTATACTATTCGTAAAGACTCACAAGTTCTTGTGAATGTATGGGCAATAGGGCGCGACTCTAGTCTATGGGAAGACCCTTTAAACTTTAAGCCGGAGAGGTTTTGGGAGTCGGATATAGACTTTAGAGGTCGGGATTTTGAGCTAATTCCATTTGGTGCTGGTAGAAGAATTTGCCCTGGACTGCCTTTGGCTATCAGGATGATTCCAATCGCGCTAGGTTCATTGATAAATACGTTTAATTGGAAGCTACATGGTGGAATTGCACCTAAAGATTTGGACATGGAGGAAAAATTTGGTATTACCCTGGCAAAAGCTCAACCTCTGCTTGCCATCCCTGTTCCATTGTAG